The proteins below are encoded in one region of Hordeum vulgare subsp. vulgare chromosome 3H, MorexV3_pseudomolecules_assembly, whole genome shotgun sequence:
- the LOC123439589 gene encoding peroxidase P7-like produces MGMLLARVAVSVLAVATAVVVVVDGQMSPAFYDATCPGLQSVVRRGMAQAVQKEARMGASILRLFFHDCFVNGCDASVLLDDTANFTGEKNAGPNANSLRGYEVIDAIKAQVEASCKATVSCADIVALAARDAVSLLGGPSWTVQLGRRDGRSANQNAANTNLPPPDARLADLLTRFSDKGLDARDLTALSGAHTVGWARCTTFRAHIYNDTGNAAVDAAFATQIRAKACPSAGGDGNLAPLELRAPSAFDNGYFQDLVARRVLLRSDQELYGSGAGNGSTDAIVRAYAANATLFAVDFAAAMVRMGNLALTGKNGEVRLNCRRVN; encoded by the exons ATGGGGATGCTCCTGGCGCGCGTAGCCGTGTCTGTTCTCGCCGTGGCGAcggccgttgttgtcgtcgtcgatggCCAGATGTCGCCGGCGTTCTACGACGCCACGTGCCCGGGGCTGCAGTCCGTCGTGCGCCGCGGCATGGCGCAGGCCGTGCAGAAGGAGGCGCGCATGGGCGCGTCCATCCTCCGCCTCTTCTTCCACGACTGCTTCGTCAAT GGGTGCGACGCCTCCGTCTTGCTGGACGACACGGCCAACTTCACGGGGGAGAAGAACGCGGGGCCGAACGCCAACTCGCTGCGCGGCTACGAGGTCATCGATGCCATCAAGGCGCAGGTCGAGGCTTCCTGCAAGGCCACCGTCTCCTGCGCCGACATCGTCGCGCTCGCCGCCCGCGACGCCGTCAGCCTG CTCGGGGGGCCGAGCTGGACGGTGCAGCTGGGCCGGCGAGACGGGCGCTCGGCGAACCAGAACGCGGCGAACACCAACCTGCCGCCGCCGGATGCGAGGCTCGCCGACCTCCTCACCAGGTTCAGCGACAAGGGCCTGGACGCGCGCGACCTGACCGCGCTGTCCGGGGCGCACACCGTGGGCTGGGCACGGTGCACCACCTTCCGCGCGCACATCTACAACGACACCGGTAACGCGGCCGTGGACGCCGCCTTCGCCACGCAGATACGCGCCAAGGCCTGCCCTTCCGCCGGCGGTGACGGAAACCTCGCGCCGCTCGAGCTGCGCGCCCCCTCCGCATTCGACAACGGCTACTTCCAGGACCTCGTCGCTCGCCGCGTGCTCCTGCGGTCCGACCAGGAGCTCTACGGGAGCGGCGCGGGCAACGGCAGCACGGACGCGATCGTGCGAGCATACGCCGCCAACGCCACGCTCTTCGCGGTAGACTTCGCCGCCGCCATGGTGAGGATGGGCAACCTGGCGCTCACCGGGAAGAACGGCGAAGTCCGGCTAAACTGCCGGCGAGTGAACTGA